One genomic segment of Arachis duranensis cultivar V14167 chromosome 4, aradu.V14167.gnm2.J7QH, whole genome shotgun sequence includes these proteins:
- the LOC110280722 gene encoding E3 SUMO-protein ligase SIZ1-like isoform X3, with protein sequence MDKSMLASLESLPEAYQQRMASMMEQVQIRDSFGLHGLPAAREVQPIKVSKMFAKKNAIGKEQVAKLVDDTYRKMHIFGATDLASKGQGASDSSNVKIKV encoded by the exons atgGATAAGAGCATGTTAGCTAGTTTGGAATCACTTCCAGAAGCTTATCAGCAAAGAATGGCGTCCATGATGGAACAAGTTCAAATCCGTGACAG TTTTGGCTTGCATGGCCTTCCTGCAGCTCGAGAGGTCCAACCAATCAAAG TATCCAAAATGTTTGCCAAGAAGAATGCTATTGGAAAAGAACAGGTGGCAAAATTAGTGGACGACACATATAG AAAAATGCATATATTTGGTGCCACTGACCTTGCATCAAAGGGACAGGGAGCCTCAGATAGCAGTAATGTGAAAATTAAAG TGTGA